One Candidatus Deferrimicrobiaceae bacterium genomic window, CACAGCTCGACCATGAAGCTCTGGCAGAAGCGCATCACCTCGGAGTCGGACTTCCCCTTGGGGTCGAAGTCGGACCCTCCCTTCGCCCCGCCGATCGGAAGCCCCGTGAGGGAATTCTTGAAGATCTGCTCGAAGCCGAGGAACTTGATGATCCCGAGATACACGGAGGGATGGAACCGCAATCCCCCCTTGTACGGCCCCAGCGCGCTGTTGAACTGGACGCGGAAGCCGCGGTTGATCTGGACCTCTCCCCGGTCGTCCTGCCAGGGCACCCGGAAGATCAGCTGCCTCTCCGGCTCGCAGATCCTCTCGATGATCTTCGCCTCGGCGAACTCCGGGTACTTGACGAGAACCGGGCCCAGCGAGTCGAGAACCTCCTTCACCGCCTGGTGGAACTCCGACTCCCCCGGGTTCCGCTTGATCACATCCTGGTAGATCGCCTCCAGCCTTTGCGTCAGTGCCATACCCTGCCTCCTCGGGATGAATGCGAAGTAGCGGCCTGCCCGGCCGCCCGCTTCTCCCGAATGTACCCCCTCTGACGCTCCCGTCAAGCCCGTTGTAAAGAATCAGGTGTAATCGGGTATAATGCGCGTAATCCGGGAGGGAACCGATGGAGGGCCAGCTCGACGCAAGGCTTACGGAACTGCCCCCCCTCGATCTCCACGAACTGGTCGGGAGAATCTCCGGGGTCGACGAGTTCCGGGGGTGGTGGCAGGGACGGGCCTACGCCTTCCCGTCGATCCTCGCCCGATTGCAGGAAAGGACGATCGAGGTTTCCGCCGGCATTTCCGCCCGGAGCGCCGGAAGGCTCTCCTTTTCCTCCCCGCGGGAGCGGCCGTGGGGGCGAAGACCCGAAGGCGGCGCGCCGTCCGGGGAGGCCGCCTCGAAAGCCGGGTACGCGGAACTGTTGCGGTCGGTGTTTCGCGAATACCGCGACATGGAATTGGGGCAAGACCTCATCCTCGGGTTCCACGCGCAGCTGTTCCGGTATTCGCCCGCCGACCGGGCGCACCGGGGAAGATACCGGGCGGTGCCCGGCAAGGCGGCGGCGTATCCGCTCGGGAGTATGGAGTCCCCGGCGCTGCGCCCCGTAGAGCCTCATCTCGCCCCGGGAAAAATGGATCTCCTGTCGCGATGGACGGCGGCCCGCCTGGGCTCCCGGGCCTTCCATCCGCTTCTGGTCATCGCCTCCTTCCTTCTCGAATTCCTCGCCATTTCCCCCTTTGCGGACGGGAACCGGAGGATGAGCCGGATCCTCGCATCCTTCCTTCTCCTCCGCTGCGGCTATGCCCACGTTCCGTATTTCCCGCTGGACGCCGTCATCGCGGAGCGGGAGATGGACTATTCCATCGCCCTGCGAAGGGCCCAGGCGAAACGGAACATCCCCCGGCCGGACATCATGCCGTGGCTGCGGGCGTTCCTCGAGGTGCTGCAGGAGCAAGCCCTCGAACTTCGCACCCTCCTGGAAGGGCGTCCCCCGGAAGATCTCCTGTCGGGGAACCAGCGGGCCGTCCTTTCCCTTCTCGACCGGCACGGGGAGGTGAGCATCCGGATGGTCCGCCGCGAGCTCGGCATCCCCCGAGACACCGTAAAGCAGGTCCTGGCGCGCCTTCACGAACGGAACCTGGTCCGCCGTGCGGGGGCGGGCCGGGCCGCGCGGTACCTTCGCGCCCCTCTCCTACCCGGGTAGGAGCCCCTCTCCCAGGCCGGCGAGGTAGCAGACCGCTTTCTGGCCCGGAGAGTTGGCGTTCAGGTAAAGGGCCCGACCTCCCGGGGCCCCGGGGA contains:
- a CDS encoding Fic family protein, translating into MEGQLDARLTELPPLDLHELVGRISGVDEFRGWWQGRAYAFPSILARLQERTIEVSAGISARSAGRLSFSSPRERPWGRRPEGGAPSGEAASKAGYAELLRSVFREYRDMELGQDLILGFHAQLFRYSPADRAHRGRYRAVPGKAAAYPLGSMESPALRPVEPHLAPGKMDLLSRWTAARLGSRAFHPLLVIASFLLEFLAISPFADGNRRMSRILASFLLLRCGYAHVPYFPLDAVIAEREMDYSIALRRAQAKRNIPRPDIMPWLRAFLEVLQEQALELRTLLEGRPPEDLLSGNQRAVLSLLDRHGEVSIRMVRRELGIPRDTVKQVLARLHERNLVRRAGAGRAARYLRAPLLPG